The sequence ATCGGCCGGGCCACGTCGGCGGTGGCCAGGTAGCCGATCGCCACCCCGAGCGCGGCGAAGACCAGGCTGCCCGCCCAGGTGCTGAAGGCGATCGCCACCCACTGCCAGGTGTCCATCCGGACGCTCTTCACGAGTCCGCCGATGAGCAGCACGACCAGGATCGACGGCAGGCTCACCGTGGCCGCCGACGCGACCTTCGCGGTGACGTAGCCGCGGCCGGGCAGCGCGGTCAGCCGCAGCTGCCGCACCCAGCCCTTCTCCCGCTCCCGCGCGATCCGTTCGGCGTTGCCCATCAGCACCGCCGTCATCGCGCCGAACGCGGCCATCGAGACCATCAGGTAGGCCACCGCCGACAGCCCGTTGTCGCCGACGGTGTCGCTCTTCTTGTAGCTCAGGCTGATCGCCAGGAAGAGGAACGCCGGGTAGAGCACCGAGAAGAACATGAACTTGCGGTTCCGCAGGGTGCGGGTGATCTCCAGCCGGATCAGCGTCGTCATCGCTGCCCCGCCTCCTCTGCGTTGGTCGCCGCGTCGGTGATGGCGAGGAACGCCTGCTCGAGACCGAGCCCGGCGACCTCGAGGTTGCGCGGGTACAGGCCGAGCCCGTACACCGCGTGCATGGTGGCGTCCGCGTCGTTGGAGCGGATGCGTACGGTCGGGCCGGTCACGTCCAGGCCCACCACGTTCGGCAGGGCGCCGAGCGCCTGCTCGTCGATCCCGTCGGCCAGGTCGAAGGTGATCCGGCGCGCCCCCGCGCGCGCCTTGATCTCCGCCGCCGTGCCGTCCGCGATCAGCCGGCCCCGGTGCAGGACCAGCACGCGGTCCGCGATCGCGTCCGCCTCCTCCAGATAGTGGGTGGCGAACAGCACGGTGCGCCCCTGGTCGACCTGTGCACGCATCGTCGCCCAGAACGCCTGCCGCGCGCTCACGTCCATGCCCGTGGTCGGCTCGTCGAGCACGATCAGGTCGTTCGCGCCGGCCGTGGCCATCGCGAACCGGACCCGCTGCTCCTGGCCGCCGGAGAGCTTGTTCACCTTCCGGTCCCGGATGTCGGTGAGGTCGGCGGCGGTCAGCACCTGGTCCACCGGGTACGCCTTCGGGTGCAGGTCGCAGGCGAGCCCCACCAGCTCGCGCACCGTGACCTCCTCCATCAGCCCGCCGCTCTGCAGCATCGCGCCGACCCGGCCCTTGGCGATCGCCTGCGTCGGGCTGGTGCCGAACACGTTCACCTCCCCGCGGTCGGCGTTCTTCAGCCCGAGGAGCAGGTCGAGCGCGGTGGACTTGCCGGCGCCGTTGGGCCCCAGCAGCGCCACCGTCTCGCCGGGGTGCAGCTCCAGGCTCACCTCGGCGACCGCCTGGACGGCCCCGAAACTCCTGCTCACGTCCCGGAAGCTCACCACGGGTTGCCCCGGGCCGCGGGCCCCGTCCTGCTGTTGCGTGGTCGTACTCACTGATGCTGCGGTCATGGCACCACTGTGGTCCGAGGAGGAGGCCCGGCGGCAGTGTGTACGGTCGTGACATCCGCATGACAGATGTCATACGGCGCCGGTGCCGCGAACGGCTCCCCGCCGGTTTCCGGCCGGTTTCCGGTTCGCCCCGGCCGGTTCCCCGTCCGCCCCCCCGGTCGGCCCATACGGTGCGTGACCTGGCCCGCGGGCCCTCGTTGAGCGGGCATGACCAGCGCCGAGCCCCTGCCGATCCCCATCGCCGCAGCTCTGGAGGCGGCGAGCGCGGGGAACACCGAGGACTTCCTTGCCGCGTTCGCGCCGGACGGCGCCGTGGACGACTGGGGCCGGATCTTCCGCGGCCACGACGCCGTCCGGGAGTGGAGCGACGCCGAGTTCATCGGCAGGCAGGTCACCCTCCGGGTCACCGGCACCCGCACCGAAGGCGACACCACGACGGTCTCCGCCGAGGTCGGCGGCAACGGCTTCAACGGCCCCTCCGACTTCGCCTTCACCGTCTTCGACAACCACATCGCCCTCATGCGCATCACCGGGTGACGCCCCTCCCGGGCCGGACCCCGCCGAGCGGAGCCGCTACCCTGCCGGGGTGACGGGGATGATCCGAGTGCTGCTGGCCGACGACCAGTCGATGGTCAGGGAGGCGCTGGCCACGCTGCTCGGGCTGGAGGCGGACATCGAGGTCGTCGCGCAGGTGGCGCGGGGCGACGAGGTGGTGGCCGCCGTGCTGGAGCACCGGCCGGACGTGGCGCTGCTGGACATCGAGATGCCCGGGATGACCGGGATCGAGGCGGCGGGGCTGCTCCGGAAGGCGGCTCCCGGGGTGAAGGTCGTCATCGTGACGACCTTCGGCCGGCCCGGATACCTGCGGCGCGCGATGGAGTCGGGGGCGGAGGCGTTCCTCGTGAAGGACGCGCCCGCCGCGCAACTCGCCGACGCGGTACGGCGGGTGCTCCAGGGGGAGCGGGTGATCGACCCCTCGCTGGCCGCGGCCGCGCTGGCCGAGGGCGCGGACCCGCTGACCGGGCGGGAGCGGGAAGTGCTCAACGCCGCCGCCGACGGTTCGGTGAACGCGGAGATCGCGCGGCGGCTGCTGCTGTCCGAGGGCACGGTGCGCAACTACCTCTCCACCGCGATCCAGAAGACCGGCGCGCGCAACCGGGCGGAGGCCGTCCTCATCGCCCGCGAGAAGGGGTGGCTGTGACCCGCCGGGGTGCCCCGTCCGCGTAGTCGCGGGTGGCTGGTCGCTGGGGGCACCCCCTCTGGGGGGGAGTTCCCCGCGCCCCTGAACTTGCTCGGCTCCTCCCCCGAAAGAAGGTCAGTTGAGCCGGGCCCGCGCGGCACGCGCCTGCGTGCGGATGGTTGCCGCGGTCTCCGGGTCGAACGAGCCGATCACCTCGGCGTACTCCTCCATCTCGGCCGCACCGCCGAGGAAGTCGCCCATCTGGACGAGGACCTGGGCCCGTTCGTAGCGCAGGCGCGCCGGATGGCGGGGGAGGAGCAGCGTCAGGTCGAGGGTCCAGAGCTGGACGGGGAGGCGCTCGGGCCGGGGTGCGGCCCAGGCCCGGATGTTGTTGAGCACGCGGCGGACGATGTCCAGCGTGTCGGCCGGCGCGGGCGCGGCCATCGCGCGGCCGCCCGCCCCCGTACCGGCCTGGATGCCGCCGACCGAGCCCGACATGAGCCGTTCGGCGTCCGGCCGGGACAGCACGCGGCCCGCGTCGAAGGGGTCGACCAGGACGTACGGCGCCGGGCCGTTGTCGAACTCCGCGCCGAACTCCGCGCCGTGCGGTTCCAGTTCGCCGAGCGCCACCACGAAGTGCCCCGGCAGCCCCACGCCGTGCACCGGCGCCCCCGCGCGTCGCGCCACCTCCATCCACACCACCGACAGCAGGATCGGCAGCCCGCGCCGCCGTCGCAGCACCTCCTGGAGCAGCGACGACGACAGCAGCCCGTAGTCCGCGGGCGTGCCGTGGAAGCCGTGCCCGGCGCCCAGCACCCGCCTGAGCGCCTGGGCCCAGTCCTGCGGCGTGGTGGAGCCGTACGGGAGCAGTCCGGCGAGCCGGTCCAGTTCGATCTGGGCCAGGTCCGCCACCGGGCCGTCCAGCGCCGGGTCCGCCTCCGCGCCGATCAGCAGGCACAACTCCGCCAGGTCGGGCCGCTCCTCGCGGGCGGCCGCGGCGAACCGTTCGCGTACCGGAGCCGTCATGCCGGGGGGCGCCGGTAGTGGTAGCCGTGGTGGTCGGTGAAGCCGAGCCGGTCGTAGAGCGCGCGGGCGGCCGCGTTGTCCGCCTCGACCTGGAGGTACGCGGCGGTCGCCCCCTCGTCGTACGCCCGCCGGGCGAGCGCGCCCATCACGGTGGTGGCCAGGCCGCGCCGGCGCTGGTCCGGTGCCACCTCGACCGCGCCGAACAGCGCCCAGGGCCCTTCGACCACGGCCCGGCCGATCGCGCCCGGCGCGGTGGCGAACCACACCGACGGCCCGCCCGAGACCACCTGGAGCGCGGCGTCGGCGAGTTCGCCGGTGCGGTGGTACGAGGCGAGCCAGGCCGCGTCCGGGGTGCGCGACAGCTCCACCGGGCGGCCGACGGCCTCGGCCAGAGACGTCAACGGCGCGAGCGGGGCCGTACGGACCAGGGTGTCCGCCTCGCGCACCCACCCCGCGCGGTCCAACTCCGCCACGTAGGGCGAGGAGTCCTGCACCTGGAACAGCGGCGCGAGCCCGCGCTCCTGGTACCACCGTGTCACGACGGCGAGCGCTTCCGCCGGCGGCATCCCCGGGTCGCCCGTCAACAGCACCGAGTTCGCGCGGCGGGTGAAACCACCCGCCGCGCGCAGCACCCAGCCGCCCAGCGGCGCCGACTCCGCCGGCGGCCAGGCCCGCGACGCCACCGCCTCGATCTCCTCGGCCGTCACCGCGGGCACTCCCGGCCTGCTCCGGCCTCTGTCACGCCGCTCCGGAGCGGGCGGCACCACCTTCCCCGCCACCAGTGTCTCCTCCTCGATCCGCACCGTCTCTCCGGTCCGCCGAGTGACGCAGACCACTCCCGTATTCCAGGATGCGAGAACACCGACCGTATCGGTGAACATAGGATGCCCGTCGGCGACCTGGACCAACTGCCGGACCGAGACGCGTTTTCCCACGTCAGCGGGGGTAATGTTGATTTCGAGTCGAGCTCCGGACGAGAAAACCCCTCGCATGCCTGCCCCTCCTGTTCGGAACGTGCCCAGGAACGGAGATACTAGGTGTGGGCATCGACGACGCCGCGCTCCCGCGCGAGATGAGCCCTACCGAGGAGGAACGACAGCGTGACCTACGTCATCGCGCAGCCTTGTGTCGACGTCAAGGACAAGGCGTGCATCGAAGAGTGCCCGGTCGACTGCATTTACGAGGGCTCCCGGTCCTTGTACATCCATCCGGACGAGTGTGTCGACTGCGGCGCGTGTGAGCCGGTCTGCCCGGTGGAGGCGATCTTCTACGAGGACGACACCCCGGAGGAGTGGAAGGACTACTACAAGGCGAACGTGGAGTTCTTCGACGAACTCGGCTCGCCCGGTGGCGCCTCGAAGCTGGGTCTGATCGAGCGCGACCACCCCTTCATCGCGGCACTTCCCCCGCAGAACCAGTGACCCGGTGACAACCCCCCGGGGCTGACACCGCCGGGCCCCGTACGGCAGCGCACCGCTGCCGGCACGGCCTGGTGCACGATGGACGGTGGATCAGCGAGCGGCGTCATGGGGCTTCGGATGCAAGGCGCCGAAGTGTCCTCAGGGTGGTTTCCTGAGGACACTTCGGCAACGCCGCAGACGGAGTCGCAGGGCGGCGCGAGCCCGCCGCCCATCGTGCACCAGGTCGTCAAGGGGCCCGGTGTTCTGCGCCGCCCGCACGAACCACCCTGCGAGAGTGAGCACGTTGAGCATCTCCGCCCGCCTCCCGGTCTTCCCGTGGGACCGCCTGGAGCCGTACAAGGCCACGGCGGCCGCGCACCCCGACGGCGTGGTCGACCTGTCCGTGGGCACCCCGGTGGACCCCGTCCCCGAGGTGATCCGGCAGGCACTGACCGCCGCCGCGGACAGCCCCGGCTACCCGCTCACCTACGGCACGGCCGCGCTGCGCGAGGCCGCCGCGCACTACCTGCGCACGTGGCACGGCGTCAGCGGCGCGGACCCGGCGCACATCCTGCCGCTGATCGGCTCCAAGGAACTCGTCGGCTGGCTGCCCACCTTGCTCGACCTGCGCGAGGGCGACCAGGTCGGCTACCCGGCGCTCGCCTACCCGACCTACGAGATCGGGGCGCTCATCGCCCGGGCCGAAGCGGCCGGCTACGACGACCCGGTCACCGATCTCGACCCTGCCCGCACCCGGCTGCTCTGGCTCAACAGCCCCTCCAACCCGACCGGTCGGGTGCTGTCCGCCGCCGAACTGCGCCGGATCGTGACCTGGGCCCGCGAGCACGGCATCCTCGTCGTCTCCGACGAGTGCTACATCGAACTCGGTTGGGAGGGCACCGAGCCGGTCTCGGTCCTGCACCCCGACGTGTGCGGCGACACCCACGACGGCCTGCTCGCCGTCCACTCCCTGTCCAAGCGGTCCAACTTCGCCGGGTACCGGGGCGCTTTCCTCGCCGGCGACCCCGCGGCCGTCGCCGAACTCCTCGCGGTGCGCAAGCACGCCGGGATGATCGTGCCGCAGCCGGTACAGGCGGCGATGGTCGCGGCCCTGGGCGACCGCGAGCACGCGGTCGACCAGAAGGCGCGCTACGCCCGGCGCCGGGCCGCGCTGCGCACCGCCTTCGAGGCCGCCGGGTTCCGGGTCGAGCACAGCGAGGCCAGCCTCTACCTGTGGGCCACCCGCGACGAGGACTGCTGGCAGACCGTCGGGGACCTGTCCAAGCAGGGCATCCTCGTCGCCCCCGGCGAGTTCTACGGCCCCACCGGGCAGAACTTCGTCCGCATCGCCTTCACCGCGACGGATGAGCGGGTGGCCGCCGCGGTGGATCGGCTCGGCTGACCCTCCGAGGTGGTGGGTTCCGTCGGTTGAGGGACCACCTGTCGGTGGTGGGCTGCGCGCGGTTCCCCGCGCCCCTGTGCAAGTGCGGCTCCCACCGTGCTTGCCCCGGGACTACCGCGCGACGGTGATCCGTACGAGCGTGTCCGCGGCCGGCGCGGAAGCGCCCTTGGTTCCGGACCGGTCCGACGTCTTCTGCCACCCCTTGCCGGACTTCTTCGCCTGCCAGCGCATGTCCCCGAAGCTCACCTGCTCCACCTTCAGGTCGTGCGCGTGCGCCACCGCCCACTGCGCCAGCGCCCAGCCGCGCTGCTTGCCGGCGCCGGTCGTGGAACCGCCGGGCGGCGCCGACGGCACCGCCACGGTGCGCGGGTCGCTGTCGTCCCGCGGCCGCACCTGGCTGCCGAACTCCCGCTTCAGCAGGGCCGTCACCTTCTCGGTGTCGCCCAGCCTCCCGCCGGCGCTGTACGCGGTGTTCGCGCCGGTGGTGCAGCTCAGCGCCGCCTCGTTCTGCCCGGTCAGCGCGGCGGCCACCATCGTGGCGTCCGTCTCGTGCTGCGCGTACGCCTCCGGGTAGCCGCTGCGCTGCACCCGCTGCGCGGCCACGGTCACCGGCAGCCGGGTGTAGTTCGGGATCTTCACCAGGCTGTCGAAGAACGCGTTCGACGCGTACACCGGGTCCTGGATCTGTTTGGCGGTGCCCCACCCCTGCGAGGGGCGCTGCTGGAAGAGGCCGACCGAGTCGCGGTCCCCGGTGTCGAGGTTCACCAGCCGAGACTCCTGCATCGCCGTGGCGAGCGCTATCGTCAGCGCGCGCTCGGGCAGGCCGCGCGAGATCGACACGGCCGCGATCGTCGCGGCGTTCGCGGCCTGGTCCTGGTCGAGGGTCAGGTCGTTGCCGTCGGTCTTCACGGTGCAGCCGGCGGCCGCCGGGTTCTCGTGGTTCTCGAAGCGGTACGCGAGGTAGCCCGCGAGGGCCAGCAACACGATGAAACCGGCGGCGAACCGCAGGCCGCAGCCGCGGCCGCGCTTCTCTTCTTTGCTCGCTGGGGACGGCGACTCGGGCACGGCCGAACCCTACCGAATGTGAGCGCCCCGACCCGCCGGGTTGCCCCGTCATGTCGATTCAGGGACCCGCCTGCCGGTGGGGGCTTGCCGCCGTTTTCCGCGCCCCTGCTCGTGTGCGGCTCCTCCCGTCGCACCCGCGGGCACCGCCTACGCTGGCGGGATGGGAACCGTGTTGGACTTGGAGCAGGACGTCGCCGGGTTGACAGCTCAGCTCGTGGACGTGGAATCGGTGAGCCGGGCGGAGGGAGAGCTGGCCGACCTGGTGGCGGCGGCGCTGGCGGCGCAACCGCATCTGCGGGTGGACCGGGACGGAAACGCGGTGGTGGCCAGGACCGAGCTCGGCCGTACGGAACGGGTCGTGCTGGCGGGCCACTTGGACACCGTCCCGATCGCCGACAACCTGCCGTCGCGGCTGGACTCCGACGGAGTGCTGTGGGGCTGCGGCACCTCGGACATGAAGGCGGGCGTGGCGGTCCAGCTCAAACTCGCCGCCGGACTGCGGGAGCCCAACCGCGACCTCACCTTCGTCTTCTACGACGCCGAGGAGATCGCCGCCGAGTTCAACGGGCTCAAGCGCCTCGCCGAGCGCCATCCGGAGTGGCTCGCCGGGGACTTCGCGGTGCTGATGGAGCCGACCGACGGCCGGGTGGACGGCGGCTGCCAGGGCACGCTGCGGGTGCGGGTGCAGACCACCGGCCGCCGCGCGCACTCCGCCCGCAGCTGGCTGGGCGAGAACGCCATCCACAAGGCCGCGCCGATCCTGGCCCGGCTGGCGGCGTACGAGCCGCGCCGGGTGGAGATCGACGGCCTGGTCTACCCGGAGGGCCTCAACGCGGTGCTGATCGAGGGCGGCCACGCCGGGAACGTGATCCCGGACACCTGCGCGGTCACCGTCAACTACCGCTTCTCCCCTGACCAGAGCGAGGCCGAGGCGCTGGACCGGGTGCGCGAGGTCTTCGACGGCTTCGAGGTGGTGCTCACCGACAGCGCCCCGGGCGCGCTGCCCGGCCTGTCGCAGCCGGCCGCGGCGGCGTTCGTCGCGGCGATCGGCACCCCGCCGGCGGCGAAGGAGGCGTGGACGGACGTGGCCCGCTTCTCCGCGCTCGGCGTGCCCGCGGTGAACTACGGCCCGGGCGACCCCACCCTCGCCCACACCCGCGAGGAGAACGTCCGGATCGCCGCCGTCCAGGAGGCCGAGCGCAAGCTGCGGGAGTGGCTCACCCCATAGTCCGGGCGGTCCGAGCAACCGAACTGGGGTGCGCGCGCATCCTCCCATCCGCCATGGTGTGATCGGATACGCCCGATCCGGGCGAAGTTCGGGGGGAGAGGACACGGTCATGGGGCTGACCAGCACGTGGTTCGCCGTGGTGCTCCTGATCGCGGCGGTCGGCGCGGTGGTGGCCGCGCTCCTGCTGTGGGCGAAGGTGCGCGGCCCCCGCGCGGTGCGCACCGTGGCCCGGGTGGGCATGATCCTGCTCTGCCAGGCCACCGCGATCTGCCTGATGATGGTCCTGGTGAACAACCAGTACGGCTTCTACGCCTCCTGGGCCGACCTGCTCGGCGACGCCAACAGCGGCGGTGGCGGCACCGCCTCCGCCGCCCACCCGGCCGTGACGCCCGCCGTGCCCGACTACCACGTGGTGTTCGGCTCGTACTCCGCGGGATTCCGCCGCGCCACGGTGCGCGGCTGGCACTCCGGCACCAAGGGCGAGGTGATCGTCTGGCTGCCGCCGCAGTACGCCGCGAAGGAGTACGCCCACACCCGCTTCCCGGTGATCGAGGTGCTGCACGGCATACCCGGCACGCCGCACAGCTTCCTGCGCGGCATGCGGATCGGCCGGATCATGGCCGGCGAGATCGCGGCGGGCCGGGCCGAACCCGCGATCCTGGTGCTGCCCACGATCACGCCGGACCGGGTGGACACCGGCTGTGCGGACGTGCCGGGCAAGAGCAAGGTCGCCACCTGGCTCACCGACGACGTGCCGACCACCGTCGCGGCCAACTTCCGTACCCTGCCCGGCCCCGCCGGCTGGGCGGTGATGGGCATATCCACCGGCGGCTACTGCGCGGCCCGGCTCGCCCTGGACTACCCGGACCGGTTCGCCGCCGCGGCCGCGCTCGCACCCGACGACCCGGCCCACGGGGTGCGCAACCCGCTGTGGCTGGCCCGCAACGGCCGCCCGGCGGCCCACATCCTGGTCGAGTCCAGCCTCCAGGACCGGGAGAGCCCGCCGAAGTTCGCCGACGCGATCGCCGACGCGGTACGGCCGCCCGGCACCGTCAGCACCGTCCAGCTGACCGCGGGCGGGCACAACTGGAAGACCTGGAGCCGGATGTTCCCCGGCGCCCTGACCTGGCTCAGCGGGCGGCTGGAAGCGCCGCGAGCGGTGCCTTTGGCCCCGTCGACGGCACCCTGATGCGTACGCTGCGGGTATGACAACAGACGCAACCGACTCCGACGACGCGGGTGGGAACGCCGGTGACCGGCAGGACGCAGCAGCCGCGGCCAACGCCGCCGCCGAGGGCCGCCCGGAGGGCAAGGGCTGGCCGGAACGGCACACCGGGCCGGTGATCCGCCGACGTGGACAGGTGCTCTCCGGCACCACCGACCAGCGTCTGCTGGACAGCCGCGGCGCCACCGACTGGGTGCACAGCGACCCGTGGCGGGTGCTGCGTATCCAGTCCGAGTTCGTGGAGGGCTTCGGCGCGCTCGCCGAACTCGGCTCGGCGGTCAGCGTGTTCGGCTCCGCCCGCACCCCGGTCGACTCCCGCGAGTACGACGCCGCGGTCCGGATCGGCCGCGCCCTCGCGGAGGCCGGCTTCGCGGTCATCACCGGCGGCGGGCCCGGTGCCATGGAAGCGGCCAACAAGGGCGCGCTCGAGGCCGGCGGGGTCTCCGTCGGTCTCGGCATCGAGCTGCCCTTCGAGCAGGGGCTCAACCCCTACGTCGACATCGGCGTCAACTTCCGCTACTTCTTCGTCCGCAAGACCATGTTCGTCAAGTACGCCCGCGGGTTCGTGGTCCTGCCCGGCGGCTTCGGCACCCTCGACGAGCTCTTCGAAGCGCTCACGCTCGTCCAGACCAAGAAGGTCACCCGCTTCCCGATCGTCCTCTTCGGCACCGAGTACTGGGGCGGGCTCGTCTCCTGGGTCCGCCAGACCCTCGTCGCCGAGGGCAAGGCGTCCCCCGCCGACCTCGAACTCTTCCACGTCACCGACGACGTCGACGACGCGGTCGAAAGGGTTACGAAGGAAAGCGCGTAGGCAGGGCGCCCCTGACCCACCCCAGAGGGTCAGGCGAGCCCCCTCCGGGCCACCCGGGGCTCGCTCGCACCGGAGATCGCCGCGACCATCTCCAGGACCTGCCGGGTCTCCTGCACTTCGTGGACCCGGTACACCTGCGCCCCCAGCCACGCCGACACCGCGGTGGTCGCGAGCGTCCCGATCAGCCGCTCCTTGACCGGCCGGTCCAGCGTCTCCCCGACGAAGTCCTTGTTGGACAGGGAGACCAGCACGGGCCACCCGGTGGCCGTCATCTCGGGCAGCCGCCGGGTCGCCTCCAGCGAGTGCCGGGTGTTCTTGCCGAAGTCGTGCCCGGGGTCGATGAGGATGCCGTCGCGCCGCACCCCCAGCTTCTCGGCGCGCTCGGCGAGCCCGACGGTGACCCGGAGGATGTCGGCCATCACGTCGTCGTAGCCGATCCGGTGCGGCCGGGTCCGCGGCCGCACCCCGCCCGCGTGGGTGCACACCAGCCCCACCCCGTACCGCGCGGCCACCTCCGCCAGTTCGGGATCGACCCCGCCCCACGCGTCGTTGAGCAGGTCGGCGCCCTCCTCGCAGACGGCCCGCGCCACCTCGTGCCGCCAGGTGTCCACGCTGATCACCACGTCGGGGTGGCGGCGCCGCACCTCCGCGACGAACCGGACGGTGCGCCGGATCTCCTCGTCCGCCGACACCTCCTCGCCCGGCCCCGCCTTGACCCCGCCGATGTCCACGATCGCGGCACCCTCGGCGATCACCTGCGCGACCCGTTCGAGCGCCGGCTCGTCGGTGAAGGTGGCGCCCTGGTCGTAGAACGAGTCGGGCGTCCGGTTCACGATCGC comes from Streptomyces sp. NBC_00448 and encodes:
- a CDS encoding ABC transporter permease yields the protein MTTLIRLEITRTLRNRKFMFFSVLYPAFLFLAISLSYKKSDTVGDNGLSAVAYLMVSMAAFGAMTAVLMGNAERIAREREKGWVRQLRLTALPGRGYVTAKVASAATVSLPSILVVLLIGGLVKSVRMDTWQWVAIAFSTWAGSLVFAALGVAIGYLATADVARPISMLFYFGLAVLGGLWVPIYSFPQWLQNLAGYLPARPYVALSQAIEVGNAPHAKDVSVLVVYLLLFAGAAAWLYRKDTRKA
- a CDS encoding ABC transporter ATP-binding protein, translating into MTAASVSTTTQQQDGARGPGQPVVSFRDVSRSFGAVQAVAEVSLELHPGETVALLGPNGAGKSTALDLLLGLKNADRGEVNVFGTSPTQAIAKGRVGAMLQSGGLMEEVTVRELVGLACDLHPKAYPVDQVLTAADLTDIRDRKVNKLSGGQEQRVRFAMATAGANDLIVLDEPTTGMDVSARQAFWATMRAQVDQGRTVLFATHYLEEADAIADRVLVLHRGRLIADGTAAEIKARAGARRITFDLADGIDEQALGALPNVVGLDVTGPTVRIRSNDADATMHAVYGLGLYPRNLEVAGLGLEQAFLAITDAATNAEEAGQR
- a CDS encoding nuclear transport factor 2 family protein, coding for MTSAEPLPIPIAAALEAASAGNTEDFLAAFAPDGAVDDWGRIFRGHDAVREWSDAEFIGRQVTLRVTGTRTEGDTTTVSAEVGGNGFNGPSDFAFTVFDNHIALMRITG
- a CDS encoding response regulator transcription factor, with translation MIRVLLADDQSMVREALATLLGLEADIEVVAQVARGDEVVAAVLEHRPDVALLDIEMPGMTGIEAAGLLRKAAPGVKVVIVTTFGRPGYLRRAMESGAEAFLVKDAPAAQLADAVRRVLQGERVIDPSLAAAALAEGADPLTGREREVLNAAADGSVNAEIARRLLLSEGTVRNYLSTAIQKTGARNRAEAVLIAREKGWL
- a CDS encoding transglutaminase-like domain-containing protein, whose translation is MTAPVRERFAAAAREERPDLAELCLLIGAEADPALDGPVADLAQIELDRLAGLLPYGSTTPQDWAQALRRVLGAGHGFHGTPADYGLLSSSLLQEVLRRRRGLPILLSVVWMEVARRAGAPVHGVGLPGHFVVALGELEPHGAEFGAEFDNGPAPYVLVDPFDAGRVLSRPDAERLMSGSVGGIQAGTGAGGRAMAAPAPADTLDIVRRVLNNIRAWAAPRPERLPVQLWTLDLTLLLPRHPARLRYERAQVLVQMGDFLGGAAEMEEYAEVIGSFDPETAATIRTQARAARARLN
- a CDS encoding GNAT family N-acetyltransferase, coding for MRGVFSSGARLEINITPADVGKRVSVRQLVQVADGHPMFTDTVGVLASWNTGVVCVTRRTGETVRIEEETLVAGKVVPPAPERRDRGRSRPGVPAVTAEEIEAVASRAWPPAESAPLGGWVLRAAGGFTRRANSVLLTGDPGMPPAEALAVVTRWYQERGLAPLFQVQDSSPYVAELDRAGWVREADTLVRTAPLAPLTSLAEAVGRPVELSRTPDAAWLASYHRTGELADAALQVVSGGPSVWFATAPGAIGRAVVEGPWALFGAVEVAPDQRRRGLATTVMGALARRAYDEGATAAYLQVEADNAAARALYDRLGFTDHHGYHYRRPPA
- the fdxA gene encoding ferredoxin codes for the protein MTYVIAQPCVDVKDKACIEECPVDCIYEGSRSLYIHPDECVDCGACEPVCPVEAIFYEDDTPEEWKDYYKANVEFFDELGSPGGASKLGLIERDHPFIAALPPQNQ
- the dapC gene encoding succinyldiaminopimelate transaminase produces the protein MSTLSISARLPVFPWDRLEPYKATAAAHPDGVVDLSVGTPVDPVPEVIRQALTAAADSPGYPLTYGTAALREAAAHYLRTWHGVSGADPAHILPLIGSKELVGWLPTLLDLREGDQVGYPALAYPTYEIGALIARAEAAGYDDPVTDLDPARTRLLWLNSPSNPTGRVLSAAELRRIVTWAREHGILVVSDECYIELGWEGTEPVSVLHPDVCGDTHDGLLAVHSLSKRSNFAGYRGAFLAGDPAAVAELLAVRKHAGMIVPQPVQAAMVAALGDREHAVDQKARYARRRAALRTAFEAAGFRVEHSEASLYLWATRDEDCWQTVGDLSKQGILVAPGEFYGPTGQNFVRIAFTATDERVAAAVDRLG
- a CDS encoding heavy metal transporter → MPESPSPASKEEKRGRGCGLRFAAGFIVLLALAGYLAYRFENHENPAAAGCTVKTDGNDLTLDQDQAANAATIAAVSISRGLPERALTIALATAMQESRLVNLDTGDRDSVGLFQQRPSQGWGTAKQIQDPVYASNAFFDSLVKIPNYTRLPVTVAAQRVQRSGYPEAYAQHETDATMVAAALTGQNEAALSCTTGANTAYSAGGRLGDTEKVTALLKREFGSQVRPRDDSDPRTVAVPSAPPGGSTTGAGKQRGWALAQWAVAHAHDLKVEQVSFGDMRWQAKKSGKGWQKTSDRSGTKGASAPAADTLVRITVAR
- the dapE gene encoding succinyl-diaminopimelate desuccinylase, whose amino-acid sequence is MGTVLDLEQDVAGLTAQLVDVESVSRAEGELADLVAAALAAQPHLRVDRDGNAVVARTELGRTERVVLAGHLDTVPIADNLPSRLDSDGVLWGCGTSDMKAGVAVQLKLAAGLREPNRDLTFVFYDAEEIAAEFNGLKRLAERHPEWLAGDFAVLMEPTDGRVDGGCQGTLRVRVQTTGRRAHSARSWLGENAIHKAAPILARLAAYEPRRVEIDGLVYPEGLNAVLIEGGHAGNVIPDTCAVTVNYRFSPDQSEAEALDRVREVFDGFEVVLTDSAPGALPGLSQPAAAAFVAAIGTPPAAKEAWTDVARFSALGVPAVNYGPGDPTLAHTREENVRIAAVQEAERKLREWLTP
- a CDS encoding alpha/beta hydrolase translates to MGLTSTWFAVVLLIAAVGAVVAALLLWAKVRGPRAVRTVARVGMILLCQATAICLMMVLVNNQYGFYASWADLLGDANSGGGGTASAAHPAVTPAVPDYHVVFGSYSAGFRRATVRGWHSGTKGEVIVWLPPQYAAKEYAHTRFPVIEVLHGIPGTPHSFLRGMRIGRIMAGEIAAGRAEPAILVLPTITPDRVDTGCADVPGKSKVATWLTDDVPTTVAANFRTLPGPAGWAVMGISTGGYCAARLALDYPDRFAAAAALAPDDPAHGVRNPLWLARNGRPAAHILVESSLQDRESPPKFADAIADAVRPPGTVSTVQLTAGGHNWKTWSRMFPGALTWLSGRLEAPRAVPLAPSTAP
- a CDS encoding TIGR00730 family Rossman fold protein is translated as MTTDATDSDDAGGNAGDRQDAAAAANAAAEGRPEGKGWPERHTGPVIRRRGQVLSGTTDQRLLDSRGATDWVHSDPWRVLRIQSEFVEGFGALAELGSAVSVFGSARTPVDSREYDAAVRIGRALAEAGFAVITGGGPGAMEAANKGALEAGGVSVGLGIELPFEQGLNPYVDIGVNFRYFFVRKTMFVKYARGFVVLPGGFGTLDELFEALTLVQTKKVTRFPIVLFGTEYWGGLVSWVRQTLVAEGKASPADLELFHVTDDVDDAVERVTKESA
- the folP gene encoding dihydropteroate synthase, which encodes MAIVNRTPDSFYDQGATFTDEPALERVAQVIAEGAAIVDIGGVKAGPGEEVSADEEIRRTVRFVAEVRRRHPDVVISVDTWRHEVARAVCEEGADLLNDAWGGVDPELAEVAARYGVGLVCTHAGGVRPRTRPHRIGYDDVMADILRVTVGLAERAEKLGVRRDGILIDPGHDFGKNTRHSLEATRRLPEMTATGWPVLVSLSNKDFVGETLDRPVKERLIGTLATTAVSAWLGAQVYRVHEVQETRQVLEMVAAISGASEPRVARRGLA